From a region of the Zingiber officinale cultivar Zhangliang chromosome 4B, Zo_v1.1, whole genome shotgun sequence genome:
- the LOC121975188 gene encoding uncharacterized protein LOC121975188 isoform X1 has product MNQRRSDSALRRFPARTKFDGRQKSKSTEKIVFFFFLFLLRGEFRRHNWGFPLCKLFWLVFFLAIIAFGTSSVDACSPCGDDLLYDVSPQSASFCFPSTPMDFDSQEGDACKEPCFGARASEMSPQRKPGNVAAFKLADGGVVSCRLVDSEAGFEAGAHSNVDDVGSCVASLVPDVWMKESSEMDVELDEDANTNDLSLNNGSSSGNVEITPPFLNWGEKSLYTPSIAILTVKNTNVSGVLDVYEPYSSDPQYYAYHFQKLALAPGESASIEFVFLPNRLGFSSVHLILQTSFGGFIIRARGVAVESPYKIEPLVGTMSTNVPPCKMLSRNFSLYNPFEEVLHLKDVNSWVFLPGHKDQAVHIFCRMDELPHQSSNESDYFLTEDEWFRIDSRKLGVRWLDVRPRNNWQVSPHMTQTILEMRFLPLKSEKIIGAVCLNLQCLAHDRLDTPVLPLELDVHHKTNYNYVNNSVSLDIERLESCKVREAVLIISLRNDGSDLLSLTKISEVTDSPKLFKVRFKEGLLLFPRTSTKIALVKYNGHIISQNIVPDLPREGMKCQLLIGTNHSVSPMFKISCLDLVYAYSNIEHGSAILASDGFYITGLSQDVGEKYANGRTSLKTLADSLFPMKQFLEEFEAEEEILRNWKSQGTVANASVLEGNELSFPVVPVGSHLSKWIPVHNPSWRPVLMQVLLNSWVSVNECKPSDELSELSFLSRFSEIGFPKTRIGFSIPDSAITEALVHPSESALFGPIFFHPSNRCMWRASALIRNNLSGVEWLPIRAFGGSHLLILLEGSEPVWKLEFDFHFLVSMSSELSSSRIKNNSMCSHRLSKEIYAKNIGELPLVVKKLKVSGTDCRLDGFLVHECHGFTLEPGESKRMLLSYEPYFSTEIVHRDLELVLAAGIFAIPMKASLPVNMLNLCRKNFFYRVRREVWLLVFAAVSMFILLLIDISPPSFSMDIEENNIQVEKKINPRSKTKKTFGLSDRAKASRSTKEDENPHAKFFNEYQINENLVRDNTNKMQDKHDFDLPMEIAASASKLTKQTDIFDKYSMLGAPQSDSLTIRIKEKGRRRKRRSNGSAGFLVKQEVSSSQSGNSTPSSPLSSNASTPKQAWPLSPEPGDTPFAGGSSSEPEHQRILSQRQYPAPKSTGKQTPASPVAPYARAPGPNNSQKKAMKVAKNDGVGEQYSYDIWGNHFYNNFFGRPKEMSRKMHDTSEGDHQSFFAIDPQSLMMMPSACSVSPGQQLPSDNVTNFDQMN; this is encoded by the exons ATGAACCAACGCCGATCGGATTCCGCTCTTCGTCGCTTCCCCGCAAG GACAAAGTTTGATGGTCGCCAAAAATCCAAATCTACTGAAAAGattgtttttttcttcttcctcttccttttaaGGGGGGAGTTTCGTCGGCACAACTGGGGTTTTCCGCTTTGCAAGTtgttttggttggtgtttttcttggCGATTATTGCATTTGGTACATCTTCAGTTGATGCTTGCAGTCCTTGTGGGGATGATTTGCTCTATGATGTCAGCCCTCAGTCTGCTTCCTTCTGCTTCCCCTCCACTCCGATGGATTTTGACTCGCAGGAAGGGGATGCCTGCAAAGAACCTTGCTTTGGAGCTCGGGCATCTGAAATGAGCCCGCAACGGAAGCCAGGCAATGTCGCAGCTTTCAAGTTGGCCGATGGTGGCGTTGTTTCTTGTCGTTTGGTTGATTCCGAGGCTGGCTTTGAAGCTGGAGCTCATAGCAACGTGGATGATGTTGGGTCGTGTGTGGCTTCACTTGTTCCTGATGTTTGGATGAAGGAGTCGAGTGAGATGGATGTGGAACTAGATGAGGATGCCAATACTAATGATTTGAGCCTTAATAATGGTTCTTCATCTGGAAATGTGGAGATAACACCTCCTTTTTTGAATTGGGGGGAGAAGAGTTTGTACACACCTTCAATTGCTATCTTGACTGTGAAGAATACTAACGTCAGTGGTGTTTTGGATGTTTATGAACCTTATAGCTCTGACCCTCAGTACTATGCCTATCATTTCCAAAAGCTGGCATTGGCACCTGGAGAATCTGCTTCTATTGAATTTGTTTTCCTCCCAAATAGGTTGGGATTTTCATCAGTGCATCTAATCTTGCAGACGAGCTTTGGAGGTTTCATAATTCGAGCCAGAGGAGTGGCGGTTGAGTCCCCCTACAAGATAGAGCCTTTAGTAGGGACAATGTCAACAAATGTTCCTCCCTGCAAAATGCTGAGTAGGAATTTTTCTTTGTACAATCCTTTTGAGGAGGTTCTTCATTTGAAGGATGTGAATTCATGGGTTTTCTTACCAGGACATAAGGACCAAGCTGTTCATATTTTTTGTAGAATGGATGAGTTACCACATCAGTCATCGAATGAGTCTGATTATTTTTTAACTGAGGATGAATGGTTCAGAATAGACAGCAGAAAACTAGGAGTAAGATGGTTAGATGTTAGGCCCCGAAATAATTGGCAAGTGTCTCCTCACATGACTCAGACAATTTTAGAGATGAGATTTCTTCCGTTAAAATCAGAAAAGATTATTGGAGCCGTCTGTCTAAACTTACAGTGTTTGGCACACGACAGATTGGATACACCTGTTCTTCCCCTTGAGCTAGATGTGCATCATAAGACAAATTATAATTATGTAAACAATTCAGTTTCCTTAGACATTGAGCGTCTTGAATCATGCAAGGTGAGAGAAGCAGTTCTTATTATCTCGTTAAGAAATGATGGATCAGACCTacttagtttgactaaaattagTGAGGTTACAGATAGCCCAAAACTTTTCAAGGTCAGATTCAAGGAAGGACTCTTGCTTTTTCCCAGAACTTCCACAAAAATAGCACTGGTCAAGTATAATGGTCACATTATCTCTCAGAATATTGTACCTGACCTACCTAGAGAAGGAATGAAATGTCAACTGTTAATAGGGACAAATCATTCTGTCAGTCcaatgttcaaaatttcatgcCTCGATCTGGTATATGCCTATTCTAATATTGAGCATGGTTCAGCCATCCTTGCATCAGATGGATTTTATATTACTGGGCTATCACAAGATGTAGGGGAAAAATATGCAAATGGAAGAACATCTCTAAAAACTCTTGCTGATTCGTTGTTTCCCATGAAG CAGTTCTTAGAAGAATTTGAAGCTGAAGAGGAGATACTCAGAAATTGGAAATCTCAAGGCACTGTAGCTAATGCTTCTGTCCTTGAAGGAAATGAGCTATCCTTTCCAGTGGTTCCAGTTGGGTCTCACTTGTCGAAGTGGATCCCTGTACACAATCCCAGTTGGCGTCCCGTTCTGATGCAAGTTTTGCTAAACTCATGGGTGTCTGTTAATGAATGCAAACCTTCTGATGAACTAAGCGAACTTTCATTCTTAAGTCGGTTTTCTGAGATTGGCTTTCCAAAAACAAGGATTGGATTCTCAATTCCAGATTCAGCAATAACTGAGGCCTTAGTACATCCTTCCGAAAGTGCCTTGTTTGGGCCTATTTTCTTTCATCCATCAAATAGGTGTATGTGGAGAGCATCTGCTTTGATACGTAATAACCTTTCGGGTGTAGAATGGTTACCTATTCGAGCATTTGGTGGATCGCATCTGCTCATTCTCCTTGAAGGTTCTGAACCTGTATGGAAGCTTGAATTCGACTTTCATTTTCTAGTTAGCATGTCGTCCGAACTTTCTTCATCCCGCATAAAAAATAACTCCATGTGCAGTCATCGTTTGTCCAAGGAGATATATGCAAAAAATATAGGTGAACTTCCTCTTGTGGTCAAGAAACTAAAAGTTTCAGGAACTGACTGTCGCTTGGATGGGTTTCTGGTACACGAATGCCATGGATTTACTCTAGAACCAGGAGAATCAAAGAGAATGCTGCTTTCATACGAACCATATTTTTCGACAGAGATAGTACACCGAGATCTTGAGCTCGTATTGGCTGCTGGCATCTTTGCTATACCTATGAAAGCCAGCCTTCCAGTCAATATGCTCAACCTTTGTAGGAAAAACTTTTTCTACCGAGTGCGTCGGGAAGTATGGCTACTGGTATTTGCTGCTGTGTCTATGTTTATTCTACTGCTGATCGACATCAGTCCGCCATCCTTCTCTATGGATATTGAAGAAAATAACATCCAGGTTGAGAAGAAAATAAACCCCAGAAGCAAGACTAAGAAAACTTTCGGTCTTTCTGACCGTGCAAAAGCCTCCAG ATCAACTAAGGAAGATGAGAACCCTCATGCTAAATTTTTCAACGAGTATCAAATCAATGAAAACCTTGTGCGTGACAACactaacaaaatgcaagacaagcatgattttgaccttccgatggAAATTGCAGCCTCTGCATCAAAGCTAACTAAACAGACTGATATCTTCGACAAGTATAGCATGTTAGGAGCACCGCAAAGTGATAGTCTCACaataagaattaaagaaaagggaaggagaagaaaaaggaggAGCAATGGCTCTGCTGGATTCCTAGTGAAACAAGAAGTTTCAAGTAGTCAGAGTGGGAATTCTACACCATCATCACCCTTGTCCTCGAATGCCTCTACTCCAAAGCAAGCATGGCCACTATCTCCTGAGCCCGGTGACACCCCATTTGCCGGCGGCTCATCATCTGAACCGGAGCATCAGAGAATACTGAGCCAAAGGCAGTATCCTGCTCCAAAATCAACTGGGAAGCAAACTCCAGCTTCTCCTGTTGCACCGTATGCTCGCGCCCCAGGACCCAACAATAGCCAGAAAAAGGCCATGAAGGTGGCTAAAAATGATGGAGTCGGAGAGCAATACTCGTACGACATATGGGGAAATCATTTCTATAACAATTTCTTTGGTAGGCCAAAGGAGATGAGCAGGAAAATGCATGATACTTCGGAAGGTGACCACCAAAGTTTCTTTGCAATAGATCCTcagtccctcatgatgatgccatCAGCATGTTCTGTATCTCCTGGGCAACAATTGCCCTCTGACAATGTAACTAACTTTGATCAAATGAATTAG
- the LOC121975188 gene encoding uncharacterized protein LOC121975188 isoform X2 — translation MNQRRSDSALRRFPARTKFDGRQKSKSTEKIVFFFFLFLLRGEFRRHNWGFPLCKLFWLVFFLAIIAFGTSSVDACSPCGDDLLYDVSPQSASFCFPSTPMDFDSQEGDACKEPCFGARASEMSPQRKPGNVAAFKLADGGVVSCRLVDSEAGFEAGAHSNVDDVGSCVASLVPDVWMKESSEMDVELDEDANTNDLSLNNGSSSGNVEITPPFLNWGEKSLYTPSIAILTVKNTNVSGVLDVYEPYSSDPQYYAYHFQKLALAPGESASIEFVFLPNRLGFSSVHLILQTSFGGFIIRARGVAVESPYKIEPLVGTMSTNVPPCKMLSRNFSLYNPFEEVLHLKDVNSWVFLPGHKDQAVHIFCRMDELPHQSSNESDYFLTEDEWFRIDSRKLGVRWLDVRPRNNWQVSPHMTQTILEMRFLPLKSEKIIGAVCLNLQCLAHDRLDTPVLPLELDVHHKTNYNYVNNSVSLDIERLESCKVREAVLIISLRNDGSDLLSLTKISEVTDSPKLFKVRFKEGLLLFPRTSTKIALVKYNGHIISQNIVPDLPREGMKCQLLIGTNHSVSPMFKISCLDLVYAYSNIEHGSAILASDGFYITGLSQDVGEKYANGRTSLKTLADSLFPMKFLEEFEAEEEILRNWKSQGTVANASVLEGNELSFPVVPVGSHLSKWIPVHNPSWRPVLMQVLLNSWVSVNECKPSDELSELSFLSRFSEIGFPKTRIGFSIPDSAITEALVHPSESALFGPIFFHPSNRCMWRASALIRNNLSGVEWLPIRAFGGSHLLILLEGSEPVWKLEFDFHFLVSMSSELSSSRIKNNSMCSHRLSKEIYAKNIGELPLVVKKLKVSGTDCRLDGFLVHECHGFTLEPGESKRMLLSYEPYFSTEIVHRDLELVLAAGIFAIPMKASLPVNMLNLCRKNFFYRVRREVWLLVFAAVSMFILLLIDISPPSFSMDIEENNIQVEKKINPRSKTKKTFGLSDRAKASRSTKEDENPHAKFFNEYQINENLVRDNTNKMQDKHDFDLPMEIAASASKLTKQTDIFDKYSMLGAPQSDSLTIRIKEKGRRRKRRSNGSAGFLVKQEVSSSQSGNSTPSSPLSSNASTPKQAWPLSPEPGDTPFAGGSSSEPEHQRILSQRQYPAPKSTGKQTPASPVAPYARAPGPNNSQKKAMKVAKNDGVGEQYSYDIWGNHFYNNFFGRPKEMSRKMHDTSEGDHQSFFAIDPQSLMMMPSACSVSPGQQLPSDNVTNFDQMN, via the exons ATGAACCAACGCCGATCGGATTCCGCTCTTCGTCGCTTCCCCGCAAG GACAAAGTTTGATGGTCGCCAAAAATCCAAATCTACTGAAAAGattgtttttttcttcttcctcttccttttaaGGGGGGAGTTTCGTCGGCACAACTGGGGTTTTCCGCTTTGCAAGTtgttttggttggtgtttttcttggCGATTATTGCATTTGGTACATCTTCAGTTGATGCTTGCAGTCCTTGTGGGGATGATTTGCTCTATGATGTCAGCCCTCAGTCTGCTTCCTTCTGCTTCCCCTCCACTCCGATGGATTTTGACTCGCAGGAAGGGGATGCCTGCAAAGAACCTTGCTTTGGAGCTCGGGCATCTGAAATGAGCCCGCAACGGAAGCCAGGCAATGTCGCAGCTTTCAAGTTGGCCGATGGTGGCGTTGTTTCTTGTCGTTTGGTTGATTCCGAGGCTGGCTTTGAAGCTGGAGCTCATAGCAACGTGGATGATGTTGGGTCGTGTGTGGCTTCACTTGTTCCTGATGTTTGGATGAAGGAGTCGAGTGAGATGGATGTGGAACTAGATGAGGATGCCAATACTAATGATTTGAGCCTTAATAATGGTTCTTCATCTGGAAATGTGGAGATAACACCTCCTTTTTTGAATTGGGGGGAGAAGAGTTTGTACACACCTTCAATTGCTATCTTGACTGTGAAGAATACTAACGTCAGTGGTGTTTTGGATGTTTATGAACCTTATAGCTCTGACCCTCAGTACTATGCCTATCATTTCCAAAAGCTGGCATTGGCACCTGGAGAATCTGCTTCTATTGAATTTGTTTTCCTCCCAAATAGGTTGGGATTTTCATCAGTGCATCTAATCTTGCAGACGAGCTTTGGAGGTTTCATAATTCGAGCCAGAGGAGTGGCGGTTGAGTCCCCCTACAAGATAGAGCCTTTAGTAGGGACAATGTCAACAAATGTTCCTCCCTGCAAAATGCTGAGTAGGAATTTTTCTTTGTACAATCCTTTTGAGGAGGTTCTTCATTTGAAGGATGTGAATTCATGGGTTTTCTTACCAGGACATAAGGACCAAGCTGTTCATATTTTTTGTAGAATGGATGAGTTACCACATCAGTCATCGAATGAGTCTGATTATTTTTTAACTGAGGATGAATGGTTCAGAATAGACAGCAGAAAACTAGGAGTAAGATGGTTAGATGTTAGGCCCCGAAATAATTGGCAAGTGTCTCCTCACATGACTCAGACAATTTTAGAGATGAGATTTCTTCCGTTAAAATCAGAAAAGATTATTGGAGCCGTCTGTCTAAACTTACAGTGTTTGGCACACGACAGATTGGATACACCTGTTCTTCCCCTTGAGCTAGATGTGCATCATAAGACAAATTATAATTATGTAAACAATTCAGTTTCCTTAGACATTGAGCGTCTTGAATCATGCAAGGTGAGAGAAGCAGTTCTTATTATCTCGTTAAGAAATGATGGATCAGACCTacttagtttgactaaaattagTGAGGTTACAGATAGCCCAAAACTTTTCAAGGTCAGATTCAAGGAAGGACTCTTGCTTTTTCCCAGAACTTCCACAAAAATAGCACTGGTCAAGTATAATGGTCACATTATCTCTCAGAATATTGTACCTGACCTACCTAGAGAAGGAATGAAATGTCAACTGTTAATAGGGACAAATCATTCTGTCAGTCcaatgttcaaaatttcatgcCTCGATCTGGTATATGCCTATTCTAATATTGAGCATGGTTCAGCCATCCTTGCATCAGATGGATTTTATATTACTGGGCTATCACAAGATGTAGGGGAAAAATATGCAAATGGAAGAACATCTCTAAAAACTCTTGCTGATTCGTTGTTTCCCATGAAG TTCTTAGAAGAATTTGAAGCTGAAGAGGAGATACTCAGAAATTGGAAATCTCAAGGCACTGTAGCTAATGCTTCTGTCCTTGAAGGAAATGAGCTATCCTTTCCAGTGGTTCCAGTTGGGTCTCACTTGTCGAAGTGGATCCCTGTACACAATCCCAGTTGGCGTCCCGTTCTGATGCAAGTTTTGCTAAACTCATGGGTGTCTGTTAATGAATGCAAACCTTCTGATGAACTAAGCGAACTTTCATTCTTAAGTCGGTTTTCTGAGATTGGCTTTCCAAAAACAAGGATTGGATTCTCAATTCCAGATTCAGCAATAACTGAGGCCTTAGTACATCCTTCCGAAAGTGCCTTGTTTGGGCCTATTTTCTTTCATCCATCAAATAGGTGTATGTGGAGAGCATCTGCTTTGATACGTAATAACCTTTCGGGTGTAGAATGGTTACCTATTCGAGCATTTGGTGGATCGCATCTGCTCATTCTCCTTGAAGGTTCTGAACCTGTATGGAAGCTTGAATTCGACTTTCATTTTCTAGTTAGCATGTCGTCCGAACTTTCTTCATCCCGCATAAAAAATAACTCCATGTGCAGTCATCGTTTGTCCAAGGAGATATATGCAAAAAATATAGGTGAACTTCCTCTTGTGGTCAAGAAACTAAAAGTTTCAGGAACTGACTGTCGCTTGGATGGGTTTCTGGTACACGAATGCCATGGATTTACTCTAGAACCAGGAGAATCAAAGAGAATGCTGCTTTCATACGAACCATATTTTTCGACAGAGATAGTACACCGAGATCTTGAGCTCGTATTGGCTGCTGGCATCTTTGCTATACCTATGAAAGCCAGCCTTCCAGTCAATATGCTCAACCTTTGTAGGAAAAACTTTTTCTACCGAGTGCGTCGGGAAGTATGGCTACTGGTATTTGCTGCTGTGTCTATGTTTATTCTACTGCTGATCGACATCAGTCCGCCATCCTTCTCTATGGATATTGAAGAAAATAACATCCAGGTTGAGAAGAAAATAAACCCCAGAAGCAAGACTAAGAAAACTTTCGGTCTTTCTGACCGTGCAAAAGCCTCCAG ATCAACTAAGGAAGATGAGAACCCTCATGCTAAATTTTTCAACGAGTATCAAATCAATGAAAACCTTGTGCGTGACAACactaacaaaatgcaagacaagcatgattttgaccttccgatggAAATTGCAGCCTCTGCATCAAAGCTAACTAAACAGACTGATATCTTCGACAAGTATAGCATGTTAGGAGCACCGCAAAGTGATAGTCTCACaataagaattaaagaaaagggaaggagaagaaaaaggaggAGCAATGGCTCTGCTGGATTCCTAGTGAAACAAGAAGTTTCAAGTAGTCAGAGTGGGAATTCTACACCATCATCACCCTTGTCCTCGAATGCCTCTACTCCAAAGCAAGCATGGCCACTATCTCCTGAGCCCGGTGACACCCCATTTGCCGGCGGCTCATCATCTGAACCGGAGCATCAGAGAATACTGAGCCAAAGGCAGTATCCTGCTCCAAAATCAACTGGGAAGCAAACTCCAGCTTCTCCTGTTGCACCGTATGCTCGCGCCCCAGGACCCAACAATAGCCAGAAAAAGGCCATGAAGGTGGCTAAAAATGATGGAGTCGGAGAGCAATACTCGTACGACATATGGGGAAATCATTTCTATAACAATTTCTTTGGTAGGCCAAAGGAGATGAGCAGGAAAATGCATGATACTTCGGAAGGTGACCACCAAAGTTTCTTTGCAATAGATCCTcagtccctcatgatgatgccatCAGCATGTTCTGTATCTCCTGGGCAACAATTGCCCTCTGACAATGTAACTAACTTTGATCAAATGAATTAG